The proteins below come from a single Halostagnicola larsenii XH-48 genomic window:
- a CDS encoding HalOD1 output domain-containing protein: MSNSSGTDPRPEAETVTYKTSIQPNERMIDAIVRLLEKLPASTQTEVSPLYDHADPEALEQLFANTETSTRTGTATVAIGNLEIVVRDGERVEIRVIDETDLSNGTGGRGEHKSGSP; encoded by the coding sequence ATGTCAAATTCATCGGGAACGGACCCACGCCCGGAAGCGGAAACGGTCACGTACAAAACGAGTATCCAGCCGAACGAGCGAATGATCGACGCCATCGTTCGATTGCTCGAGAAACTGCCCGCCAGCACGCAGACCGAAGTAAGCCCGCTCTACGATCACGCCGATCCAGAGGCGCTCGAACAACTGTTTGCCAACACGGAGACGAGCACCCGAACGGGGACTGCGACGGTCGCTATCGGCAACCTCGAGATCGTCGTTCGGGACGGCGAACGCGTCGAGATTCGGGTCATCGACGAAACCGACCTATCGAACGGGACCGGCGGTCGAGGCGAGCACAAAAGCGGGTCACCGTAA
- a CDS encoding helix-turn-helix domain-containing protein has translation MTFVAEFTIPAAEFSFGTVLQKYSGLVIEFESVVPTYHGLMPFIFVWSDGHYDEIEPVIRSDPAVETITEVDQFDDGRLYNVTWSDSVPILADALLESRATLIEGIGTADGWTFEIRFREQERIEAFQERVREYGIALELQRLRAELEVSTSMKYDLTDKQYETLVTAFEAGYFENPKDATLEEIGDELGVSGAAVTGRLRRGLTSVLSQTVMRGEQARD, from the coding sequence ATGACGTTCGTCGCCGAATTCACGATCCCCGCCGCAGAATTTTCGTTCGGAACTGTCCTGCAGAAGTATTCTGGGCTGGTCATCGAGTTCGAAAGTGTCGTCCCAACCTACCACGGACTCATGCCGTTTATTTTCGTCTGGAGCGACGGCCACTACGACGAAATCGAACCCGTGATTCGGTCGGACCCCGCCGTCGAAACGATAACGGAAGTCGATCAGTTCGACGACGGTCGGCTGTACAACGTGACGTGGTCCGATTCAGTTCCTATACTCGCGGACGCCCTTCTCGAGTCGCGAGCAACCCTGATCGAGGGGATCGGTACCGCCGACGGCTGGACCTTCGAGATCAGGTTCCGCGAGCAAGAGCGGATCGAAGCGTTTCAAGAGCGCGTCCGCGAGTACGGTATCGCGCTCGAGCTCCAGCGGCTCCGGGCGGAACTCGAGGTTTCGACGAGCATGAAATACGATCTCACCGACAAGCAGTACGAAACGCTCGTCACGGCGTTCGAAGCGGGCTACTTCGAGAATCCGAAAGACGCGACGCTAGAGGAGATCGGCGACGAACTCGGCGTCTCCGGGGCGGCAGTCACCGGCCGGCTACGCCGGGGTCTAACATCGGTGCTCTCACAGACCGTAATGCGCGGTGAGCAGGCGAGGGACTAG